Proteins from a genomic interval of Symmachiella macrocystis:
- a CDS encoding DUF58 domain-containing protein: protein MESTEKQQKTQLTKLLANDVLARVERMRLNPTRRMTNRSRGEHLSGKGGASTEFVDYRDYSPGDDVRYIDWNIFSRLNRPYMKQFRHEEELHVVVIIDASSSMVYDGKLERAKQLAAALAVMGLMNLERVSVYACHRKGTALQFVSGITGRISMRRLFEFLENIETGGDFAIDEAVESVLRQHTGRGIAILLSDFFTFGGMERPLNFLFSAGLEVFGIQILAPAEISPEVTGDLRFVDCENGMTLDVSSAGELLGIYQEHRLALEERIESLCRSRNGRFLSISSHDPLPWVLFDLLRRRGWIR, encoded by the coding sequence ATGGAATCGACTGAGAAACAACAAAAAACGCAACTGACCAAATTGCTGGCCAACGATGTCCTGGCCCGCGTGGAACGTATGCGGCTGAATCCGACGCGTCGGATGACCAATCGCAGTCGCGGCGAGCATCTCTCCGGCAAAGGAGGGGCGAGCACCGAATTCGTCGACTACCGCGATTACTCACCCGGTGACGATGTGCGATACATCGATTGGAATATCTTTTCGCGCCTCAATCGTCCCTATATGAAACAATTTCGCCACGAGGAAGAATTGCACGTGGTGGTGATCATCGATGCTTCGTCGTCGATGGTTTACGACGGAAAGCTTGAGCGGGCCAAACAACTGGCAGCGGCACTGGCGGTGATGGGGTTGATGAACCTCGAACGGGTCAGTGTGTACGCTTGCCACCGCAAGGGGACCGCGCTGCAATTCGTCTCGGGCATTACCGGTCGCATCAGCATGCGACGGCTGTTCGAGTTTCTTGAAAATATCGAAACCGGCGGGGACTTCGCGATCGATGAAGCGGTCGAGAGCGTGCTGCGGCAGCATACGGGGCGGGGGATCGCCATTTTACTCTCCGACTTTTTCACTTTTGGCGGCATGGAACGGCCGTTGAATTTCCTGTTCAGCGCCGGGTTGGAAGTCTTTGGCATTCAGATTCTGGCGCCAGCGGAAATCTCACCGGAGGTCACTGGCGACTTGCGATTTGTCGATTGCGAAAACGGGATGACGCTCGATGTCTCCTCAGCGGGGGAATTGTTGGGTATCTATCAAGAGCATCGGCTGGCACTCGAAGAGCGGATTGAGTCGTTGTGTCGTAGCCGCAACGGCCGCTTTCTTTCGATCAGCTCGCACGACCCTCTTCCCTGGGTGCTGTTTGACCTGCTGCGCAGGCGGGGGTGGATTCGATGA
- a CDS encoding AAA family ATPase — protein sequence MSQDVTTETSDMLQHEADRFKDDYAAAQAEVGKMIVGQQRVVEATLTALFSGGNVLLEGVPGLGKTELVKAMSRVLDLEFRRIQFTPDLMPADIIGTSMMSSDETGQYRFEFRPGPIFTQLLLADEINRASPKTQSALLETMQEASVTTGGTVHHLEQPFFVMATQNPIEQEGTYPLPEAQLDRFMFKVEVPFPNRSEINEVVSRTILKRPVELQKLLDSAQIMELRGVLDKVVVADPMRDYAVRLILSTHPDTEFASEDIKRFIRWGASPRAAQGLIRAARVRALSLGRVHVAFEDIRYFAIEVLQHRVLLNYDGQAENILISELIADSLQQVAEEI from the coding sequence ATGAGCCAAGATGTTACTACCGAAACGTCCGACATGCTGCAACACGAAGCGGACCGCTTCAAGGACGACTATGCCGCCGCGCAAGCGGAAGTCGGAAAAATGATCGTCGGCCAGCAGCGCGTCGTCGAAGCGACTTTGACCGCTTTATTTTCCGGTGGCAACGTGCTGTTGGAAGGGGTTCCCGGTTTGGGAAAGACCGAATTGGTCAAGGCGATGTCCCGCGTGCTTGATTTGGAATTTCGCCGCATCCAATTCACCCCCGACCTGATGCCGGCCGACATCATCGGCACCAGCATGATGAGCAGCGACGAAACGGGGCAGTATCGGTTTGAATTTCGGCCCGGCCCGATCTTCACACAACTGTTACTGGCCGACGAAATCAACCGCGCCTCGCCCAAAACACAATCGGCCTTATTAGAAACCATGCAGGAGGCCTCCGTGACCACCGGCGGCACGGTGCATCACTTGGAGCAACCGTTCTTCGTGATGGCGACGCAAAACCCCATCGAGCAGGAAGGGACCTATCCGCTGCCCGAGGCACAATTGGACCGGTTCATGTTCAAGGTCGAAGTGCCGTTTCCCAATCGCAGCGAGATCAACGAAGTTGTCAGTCGTACGATTCTCAAGCGACCGGTCGAATTGCAAAAGCTGCTCGATTCGGCGCAGATCATGGAATTGCGTGGCGTGTTGGACAAAGTCGTCGTCGCTGATCCGATGCGGGACTATGCGGTGCGGCTGATTTTGTCGACACACCCCGATACGGAGTTCGCCTCGGAAGACATCAAACGCTTCATCCGTTGGGGAGCCAGTCCGCGGGCTGCGCAAGGTCTGATTCGCGCAGCACGTGTCCGCGCCCTCAGCCTAGGCCGAGTGCATGTGGCGTTTGAGGACATTCGCTACTTCGCCATCGAAGTGCTGCAACACCGCGTGCTGCTCAATTACGACGGACAAGCGGAGAACATTTTGATCTCAGAACTGATTGCCGATTCCCTACAGCAAGTTGCTGAAGAAATCTAA
- a CDS encoding VWA domain-containing protein: MKWKQILQSVFPKPPQRVTWTAALPLILFLAVYAVVCFVLEWRNVLLFANPIAFCLMGITVWVWWMHLCGLSGLSRRRQMFAFMTRLCLVGLLVMVLAEPRSVRRQDGLAVVYLVDISDSIGDRTVDEAFQFIAETASQKPKNDMVGIIVFGRHAAVELPTHTTLALNEGITVNSLIDRDATNLEEAISLAAAMIPEDHQGRIVLMSDGTETEGNLSDVVDQLTAREIAIDVMPIEYNHENEVWLERLELPENVKIGENYQAAVILSSLKKGSGKLTLLENGNAIFEERVDFEAGKNRYVVPIYLREAGYYEYTARIDTATNTDNLSQNNEALNYLYLAGEGRILLVNDPEGDPRDSETLARAIRESKRSLDIVTAYDVPRDAMSLMPYDCVIFNNVAADMFDTVQMEAVKDAARNFGIGFVMVGGPNSYGPGGYHRTAIEEALPVTMDITKKKVLPMGALAIILHTCEFADGNTWGKRITKQAIKVLGAQDEAGVLAYTQNGEEWVFELTPVAEIDMMLRKINGAQIGDMPSFANTMQLGLKGLKASDASAKHMIIISDGDPGPPSKALIDDYRAAGVSVSMVAIFPHGGQDISKMRRVAAVTGGRYYFPASPNELPSIFIKESKTLKRSMIQNKTITPELENDLDGVLKGIDTMPQLRGYVLTTAKNDHSVRTILKAPNEDDELEPILSIWRYGLGTTAAFTSDLSPNWAADWMDWDKYRTFVEQLLTRVSRVEKTGNLRMRSFASGSQGVLQVEDFHENETFLEVQAVVSGPNGIEESLSLKQVGPRRYQATMPLRAKGRYQVRAVGVGEGRKDETHGGFLVPYSPEYLRFRSNPTVLNSLSRKTAGESLADQKDPVKTIYETRRKPRMSSLPIFFWFLIALACLIPLDVAIRRIQIDKQVIKGLLGLNKKAGASGQLMGALLERKRTVGSALDSQRATTSSKPRSQTQTRPTTAARQAAKKPGSAAKPPQQETSPENMSTTERLLRMKRQRSDDEEET, from the coding sequence GTGAAGTGGAAACAGATACTCCAGAGCGTTTTTCCCAAACCCCCTCAGCGGGTGACCTGGACCGCTGCGCTGCCGTTGATACTGTTTCTCGCCGTCTATGCGGTTGTCTGCTTTGTGTTGGAATGGCGGAATGTGTTGCTGTTTGCCAATCCGATCGCATTCTGTCTGATGGGGATTACTGTTTGGGTCTGGTGGATGCACCTCTGCGGTTTGAGCGGGCTGAGTCGCCGACGGCAGATGTTTGCATTCATGACGCGGCTCTGTCTGGTCGGTTTGCTGGTGATGGTGTTGGCCGAACCGCGCTCGGTGCGGCGTCAGGACGGGTTGGCGGTTGTCTATTTGGTCGACATCTCGGATTCGATCGGTGATCGCACAGTCGACGAAGCCTTTCAGTTCATCGCCGAAACCGCCAGCCAAAAGCCGAAGAATGACATGGTGGGGATCATCGTCTTTGGTCGGCACGCGGCTGTTGAATTGCCGACGCATACAACGTTGGCGCTCAACGAAGGCATCACCGTCAATTCGCTGATCGATCGGGATGCGACCAATCTCGAAGAGGCGATTTCGCTCGCCGCGGCCATGATTCCCGAAGACCATCAAGGACGGATTGTGTTGATGAGCGATGGGACGGAAACCGAGGGGAATCTGTCGGACGTCGTTGATCAATTGACCGCGCGGGAAATCGCCATCGATGTGATGCCGATCGAATACAACCACGAAAACGAAGTCTGGCTGGAGCGGTTGGAACTGCCCGAGAATGTCAAAATCGGCGAGAACTATCAGGCAGCCGTGATTCTTTCGTCGCTCAAAAAAGGATCCGGCAAGCTGACCTTGCTGGAAAACGGCAACGCTATCTTTGAGGAGCGTGTTGATTTCGAAGCCGGTAAAAACCGCTACGTGGTGCCGATTTATCTCCGTGAGGCAGGGTACTATGAATACACGGCCCGCATTGATACCGCGACCAATACGGATAATCTGAGCCAGAACAATGAGGCGCTGAATTATCTGTATTTAGCAGGCGAAGGGCGAATCCTGCTGGTGAATGACCCGGAAGGCGATCCCCGCGATTCCGAAACGTTGGCTCGCGCCATTCGCGAATCAAAACGCTCGCTCGATATCGTCACCGCCTACGATGTTCCCCGCGATGCGATGTCGTTGATGCCCTATGACTGTGTGATCTTCAACAACGTTGCCGCGGACATGTTCGACACGGTTCAGATGGAGGCGGTCAAGGATGCGGCTCGCAATTTTGGCATCGGCTTTGTGATGGTCGGCGGGCCGAATAGCTACGGTCCCGGTGGATATCACCGCACGGCGATCGAAGAAGCGCTGCCTGTGACGATGGACATCACCAAAAAGAAAGTGCTGCCGATGGGGGCGCTGGCCATCATTTTGCATACCTGTGAATTCGCCGACGGCAACACGTGGGGCAAGCGGATTACCAAACAGGCGATCAAAGTTCTCGGCGCGCAAGACGAAGCGGGGGTACTGGCCTATACACAAAACGGCGAGGAATGGGTCTTTGAACTGACCCCCGTTGCGGAAATCGACATGATGCTCCGCAAGATCAACGGCGCTCAGATCGGTGACATGCCTAGCTTTGCCAACACAATGCAATTGGGGCTCAAAGGTCTCAAGGCCAGCGACGCCTCGGCGAAGCATATGATCATCATCTCCGATGGCGATCCCGGTCCGCCATCAAAAGCCTTGATCGACGACTACCGCGCAGCCGGAGTGAGCGTCTCTATGGTGGCGATTTTTCCACACGGGGGACAGGACATCTCCAAAATGCGTCGAGTTGCCGCGGTGACGGGCGGCCGGTATTACTTCCCCGCCAGCCCGAATGAATTGCCGTCGATTTTTATTAAGGAATCCAAAACGCTCAAGCGGAGCATGATCCAAAACAAGACGATCACGCCCGAGTTAGAAAACGATCTCGACGGCGTGCTCAAAGGGATCGACACCATGCCGCAACTGCGCGGTTATGTGCTCACCACTGCCAAAAACGATCACAGCGTGCGGACAATTCTCAAAGCTCCCAACGAAGACGATGAACTGGAACCGATCCTTTCGATCTGGCGGTACGGTCTGGGCACCACAGCTGCTTTTACCTCCGACTTGTCTCCCAACTGGGCAGCGGATTGGATGGATTGGGACAAGTACCGCACGTTTGTCGAACAATTGCTGACCCGGGTTTCTCGCGTGGAAAAAACGGGCAACTTGCGGATGCGCAGCTTCGCTTCCGGAAGTCAGGGGGTCCTGCAGGTTGAGGACTTCCACGAAAATGAAACATTTCTGGAAGTGCAAGCGGTGGTTTCCGGTCCGAATGGAATCGAGGAATCATTGTCCCTCAAGCAGGTCGGCCCACGGCGTTATCAGGCCACCATGCCACTGCGAGCCAAGGGCCGTTATCAAGTCCGGGCGGTCGGTGTCGGCGAAGGTCGCAAGGACGAAACGCACGGCGGATTTCTGGTTCCCTATTCACCGGAATACTTACGGTTTCGCTCGAACCCGACTGTCCTGAACAGCCTCAGTCGCAAGACCGCGGGTGAAAGCCTTGCCGACCAAAAAGATCCGGTCAAAACGATCTACGAAACCCGCCGTAAACCACGGATGAGTTCGTTGCCGATTTTCTTCTGGTTTCTCATCGCCCTCGCCTGCTTGATTCCCTTGGATGTTGCCATTCGCCGTATCCAAATCGATAAGCAAGTGATCAAAGGCTTACTGGGATTGAACAAAAAGGCCGGAGCCTCGGGCCAGTTGATGGGCGCATTGTTGGAACGCAAACGGACCGTCGGCAGCGCTCTCGATTCTCAGCGGGCGACCACGTCCAGCAAGCCACGTTCGCAAACTCAAACGCGTCCCACGACCGCAGCGCGGCAAGCGGCCAAGAAACCAGGCTCCGCCGCGAAACCGCCGCAGCAAGAAACATCGCCAGAAAACATGAGCACGACCGAACGATTATTACGAATGAAACGTCAACGGTCGGACGACGAGGAAGAGACATAA
- a CDS encoding ATP-binding cassette domain-containing protein produces MSAPLWRLDEITLAGNDRPRLAGVSCEIPPGVTAVIGYSGAGKTSLLNLLVGFERPERGQVTRIYDDPGDRLPLFWVPQEDGLWPHENAAEHLQIMAAGAEDAEERVKNLLSAFDLLDKSAAYPDLMSQGERARLSVARALASRAAVLVMDEPLVHVDPAREEKYWRAIRNHLSDTNTSLVIATHSPETVLREAQHALCLKSGRLLHQGPVDNLYYDPQTLEMAEFLGAANWLPQHEAQQWCIETQRESPCFRPEQIKIRPAEQSPLVVQSAHFSGSLEEVELLNEDSQQRRTFFHRPADNGLRHGIRVAIHVCLLLLACGVSLGCDQDDGPQLNVSEVNHWISPPMGARIPRPRGLAIGDNDEVLCLDNGGRLLVFDEHGKLLRQWEMPDHAIGKPEGVCLLTDGRIAVADTHYHRVVFFDKIGNVLSYLGGEGQEDGQFLFPVALCQDKSEHIYVCEYGGDHRVQKFTADGKHLLTFGTFGTGEGQFQRPSGIVWDDDRLYIADAINNRVQVFTDTGKFVEVLGEKTGGLVLEYPYDITLDQATKDLYIIEYGAGRVTKTNLAGKLLGRFGKTSRNNDGFLKPWGVAIDTHQRLRVADTENHRIVELKL; encoded by the coding sequence ATGAGTGCTCCACTTTGGCGATTGGACGAGATCACGTTAGCGGGCAATGACCGCCCGCGTTTGGCCGGCGTGTCGTGCGAGATTCCGCCGGGCGTGACGGCAGTGATTGGCTATTCGGGAGCCGGGAAAACGTCGCTGTTGAACCTGCTGGTCGGGTTTGAACGGCCTGAGCGAGGGCAGGTGACGCGGATCTATGACGATCCCGGTGACCGGCTGCCGCTGTTTTGGGTGCCGCAGGAAGATGGGTTGTGGCCGCATGAAAATGCCGCTGAACACCTGCAAATCATGGCTGCCGGAGCTGAGGATGCGGAGGAACGGGTCAAAAACCTGTTGTCGGCGTTCGATTTATTAGACAAATCCGCCGCGTATCCGGATCTGATGTCCCAGGGGGAGCGTGCGCGGCTGTCGGTCGCGCGGGCTTTGGCCAGCCGGGCCGCCGTCCTGGTGATGGACGAACCTCTCGTCCACGTCGATCCGGCACGCGAGGAGAAGTATTGGCGGGCCATTCGAAACCACCTCAGTGATACGAACACATCGTTGGTGATTGCCACGCATTCACCGGAAACCGTCCTGCGAGAAGCACAGCACGCGTTGTGCCTTAAGTCCGGGCGATTATTGCACCAAGGACCGGTCGACAACTTGTATTACGACCCTCAAACCCTGGAAATGGCTGAATTTCTCGGCGCGGCGAATTGGTTGCCGCAGCACGAGGCTCAGCAGTGGTGCATCGAGACTCAGCGGGAATCCCCTTGTTTTCGACCGGAACAAATCAAAATCCGCCCAGCCGAACAAAGTCCGCTGGTCGTGCAGTCGGCACATTTTTCGGGCAGCCTCGAAGAAGTTGAGTTGCTCAACGAAGACTCTCAACAGCGGCGGACTTTTTTTCATCGTCCGGCGGATAATGGGCTTCGCCACGGTATTCGGGTGGCGATTCATGTTTGCCTGTTGCTGTTGGCATGTGGAGTTTCGCTGGGATGCGATCAAGACGATGGGCCGCAGTTGAATGTCAGCGAAGTGAATCATTGGATATCGCCGCCGATGGGAGCGCGAATCCCGCGTCCGCGTGGTTTGGCGATCGGCGACAACGACGAAGTGCTCTGCCTCGACAACGGAGGACGTCTGTTGGTGTTTGATGAACATGGCAAATTGTTGCGACAATGGGAAATGCCCGATCATGCCATCGGCAAGCCAGAAGGGGTTTGCCTGTTGACCGACGGGCGGATTGCCGTTGCCGATACGCATTACCACCGTGTGGTTTTCTTCGATAAAATCGGCAATGTGCTCTCCTATCTCGGGGGCGAAGGTCAGGAGGATGGGCAGTTCTTGTTTCCCGTCGCCCTGTGCCAGGACAAGAGTGAACATATCTACGTCTGTGAATATGGCGGCGACCACCGCGTGCAGAAATTTACTGCCGACGGGAAACATCTGCTGACCTTCGGCACGTTCGGCACCGGTGAAGGCCAATTCCAACGCCCCAGTGGCATCGTCTGGGACGATGACCGCTTATATATCGCCGACGCGATCAATAACCGGGTGCAGGTATTTACCGACACGGGCAAGTTTGTCGAGGTCCTGGGGGAAAAAACGGGGGGATTGGTGCTGGAGTACCCGTATGACATCACTTTAGATCAGGCCACCAAAGACTTGTATATCATCGAATACGGTGCCGGGCGGGTTACGAAAACAAATCTGGCCGGCAAGCTGTTAGGGCGCTTCGGCAAGACGAGCCGCAATAATGACGGATTCCTCAAACCGTGGGGCGTGGCAATCGACACGCATCAGCGGTTACGGGTGGCGGACACGGAAAACCATCGCATCGTGGAGTTGAAACTGTGA
- a CDS encoding extracellular solute-binding protein produces MRSFCLLAATVVVGLSLSGCAVDSGPPPLVVYCAHDSLYADGVLKKFTEQTGIEVIPRYDTEATKSLGLVQQLIREKDQPRCDVFWNNQVLGTLQLKQEGVLEPYQGPGYERIPTAFKDPDGEWTGFAARLRVYIINTEAMPATQEALQQALAADDLSQAAIAKPLFGTTLSHYSVLWDVWGPDKLQAWHADLRERGIREATGNATVKNLVAEGVCQWGLTDTDDFYVAADEGKPVEMLPVRVDEQATICIPNSVAIIKGTQQKARAQQLVDFLLSEETELAMAASKSRQIPLGPVDESKLSAEVKLLKEWAAPGYPLAGLAEARAQCLAWLKAEYAP; encoded by the coding sequence ATGCGATCTTTTTGTTTGCTGGCTGCAACCGTCGTTGTGGGCCTGAGCCTGTCGGGTTGTGCGGTGGATTCAGGACCACCGCCGCTGGTGGTATATTGCGCGCACGATTCGCTGTATGCGGATGGGGTCCTCAAAAAATTCACCGAACAAACCGGCATCGAGGTGATCCCCCGCTATGACACTGAAGCGACAAAGTCGTTGGGGTTGGTGCAGCAACTGATTCGCGAAAAAGACCAGCCCCGTTGCGATGTGTTTTGGAATAACCAAGTCCTGGGTACGCTTCAATTGAAGCAAGAGGGCGTGCTCGAGCCGTATCAAGGTCCGGGGTATGAACGGATTCCCACAGCTTTCAAAGATCCCGACGGGGAGTGGACCGGTTTTGCCGCAAGGCTGCGAGTTTATATTATCAACACCGAGGCCATGCCGGCGACACAAGAGGCGCTGCAACAGGCATTGGCGGCCGATGATCTCTCCCAAGCGGCAATTGCCAAGCCGCTGTTCGGCACGACGTTGTCGCACTACAGCGTCTTGTGGGATGTGTGGGGACCTGACAAATTGCAAGCCTGGCATGCCGACCTGCGCGAACGCGGCATTCGCGAGGCGACCGGCAATGCGACAGTCAAAAACCTAGTCGCCGAGGGAGTCTGCCAATGGGGACTGACCGACACCGACGATTTCTACGTGGCGGCTGACGAGGGCAAACCGGTCGAGATGTTGCCCGTGCGCGTTGATGAGCAAGCGACGATTTGCATCCCCAATTCTGTCGCCATCATTAAGGGAACCCAGCAAAAGGCTCGCGCTCAGCAATTGGTGGATTTTCTGCTCTCCGAAGAAACGGAACTAGCAATGGCTGCCTCGAAGTCGCGACAGATTCCTTTGGGACCGGTTGACGAATCGAAACTATCCGCTGAGGTCAAACTACTCAAGGAGTGGGCGGCGCCGGGATATCCCTTGGCCGGGCTGGCCGAAGCGCGGGCTCAATGTTTGGCTTGGCTCAAAGCGGAGTACGCGCCGTGA
- a CDS encoding DUF1501 domain-containing protein: protein MLKATRRDWMSMTAGGLMGASMSRWMPLLAADTAAAVERKRSCILLWMPGGPSQMDTFDLKPEHKNGGEFSEIETSVPGIRISEHLPQLAKQMDECAIVRSMSTKEGDHGRATYLMRTGYLPQGPLRHPTMGSLFSKELAQTESDLPNFISVAPYRFLSPAAFGPGYLGPQFAPLVVGSAQPGQNDDDENSLQVENLKLSDAVNTAQAGARLQLLEEIESGFRAQRPGVAVNSHKAAYDQAVRMMQAGGAAAFDLSEESDETRDQYGRNHFGQGCLLARRLVQRGVPFVEVSLSSAAGNAALGWDSHQNNFETVKDLSEVLDAAWATLMTDLKQRGLLDSTLIVWMGEFGRTPVINPNAGRDHFPAAWSTVLAGGGIKGGQVYGKTGEDGMQVAEKPVTTPDLLATICEALGVDPQKQNMSNVGRPVRIVDPEAKPIQEVLA from the coding sequence ATGTTGAAAGCCACACGACGCGATTGGATGAGCATGACGGCCGGCGGACTGATGGGGGCTTCGATGTCGCGGTGGATGCCGTTACTGGCAGCTGACACGGCTGCGGCCGTCGAACGGAAACGTTCCTGCATCCTGTTGTGGATGCCGGGCGGGCCGAGCCAGATGGATACCTTCGACCTCAAGCCGGAGCACAAAAACGGCGGCGAATTTAGCGAGATCGAAACGTCCGTGCCGGGTATCCGCATCAGCGAACACCTACCGCAATTAGCGAAACAAATGGACGAGTGCGCGATCGTGCGTTCCATGAGCACCAAAGAGGGAGATCATGGGCGAGCGACCTATTTGATGCGGACCGGTTATTTGCCGCAAGGGCCGCTTCGTCACCCGACGATGGGATCGTTGTTTTCTAAGGAACTCGCGCAAACGGAATCCGATTTGCCGAACTTTATCAGCGTGGCTCCGTATCGGTTTCTCAGTCCCGCCGCTTTTGGGCCGGGATATCTGGGCCCGCAATTCGCTCCGCTGGTCGTGGGCTCCGCGCAGCCGGGCCAGAATGATGATGACGAGAATTCCTTACAAGTCGAGAACTTGAAACTCTCCGATGCGGTGAACACGGCGCAAGCCGGTGCGCGATTGCAACTGTTGGAGGAAATCGAAAGCGGCTTTCGCGCTCAACGCCCCGGTGTGGCCGTCAACAGCCATAAAGCTGCCTACGATCAAGCAGTACGGATGATGCAAGCCGGTGGCGCCGCCGCCTTTGATCTGTCCGAAGAATCAGACGAAACACGCGACCAATACGGCCGCAACCACTTCGGCCAAGGCTGTCTGTTGGCGCGGCGATTGGTGCAGCGGGGTGTGCCGTTCGTCGAGGTGTCGCTCAGTAGTGCCGCGGGGAACGCCGCTCTCGGTTGGGATTCGCATCAAAACAATTTCGAAACCGTTAAGGACCTCAGCGAGGTGCTGGATGCCGCCTGGGCCACACTGATGACCGATTTGAAACAGCGGGGCCTATTGGATTCGACATTGATTGTCTGGATGGGCGAGTTCGGTCGCACACCGGTGATCAATCCCAATGCCGGTCGCGATCATTTCCCGGCAGCGTGGTCGACGGTGTTGGCCGGCGGTGGGATCAAAGGGGGACAGGTTTACGGCAAGACGGGCGAGGATGGGATGCAGGTCGCCGAAAAACCGGTCACGACTCCCGACCTTTTAGCAACAATTTGCGAGGCATTGGGAGTCGATCCGCAGAAACAAAATATGTCCAACGTCGGCCGCCCGGTGCGTATAGTCGATCCCGAAGCGAAGCCGATTCAGGAGGTGTTGGCATGA
- a CDS encoding DUF1549 and DUF1553 domain-containing protein, protein MKRLMVLVLVLTGVTAGAGQLRADDVADLAATIDQRISAGWEAGHVVPAPETDDAEFLRRVYLHLTGKIPRVSEVRAFLDNPSSNKRRELVDELLESPAFIVNFTSVWRSLMIPDAEADPQFAGGIPAFEAWLRKQLTNDVRYDVMVRELLTATDTQPRLNFTPGMPVESSPAAYFQSKQDKPEVIAAGVSRLFLGVRLECAQCHDHPFAKWQQKDFWQFAAFFDGPGSGKTMIPETKQIVEATYLSGEKAVPIPGASNYRDAFGDWLTSRENPYFARAAVNRMWYHLFGTGLVDPVDDFDENNPPSHPELLDELAEEFAAHDFDIKFLLRSMVASRAYQLTSRQTDDSQSDPRLYAKMAIQGLTTEQLFDSLAEATGFFESNADRNPLNINDSSERAKFRQLFGNEAGGPVDAETTILQALALMNGEFVETATDVEQSTTLTAVAESPFLDTPERIRTLFLAALSRYPSGPELEKMVAYVDSGGSADDPKTALGDVFWALLNSSEFILNH, encoded by the coding sequence ATGAAGCGCTTGATGGTCTTGGTGCTTGTGCTGACCGGCGTGACAGCCGGAGCAGGGCAACTCCGCGCCGATGATGTGGCTGATTTGGCGGCCACCATCGATCAGAGAATCTCGGCTGGCTGGGAAGCGGGCCATGTCGTTCCCGCACCCGAGACGGATGATGCGGAGTTTTTGCGCCGCGTCTATTTGCATTTGACGGGCAAAATCCCCCGTGTGTCGGAAGTGCGTGCCTTTCTGGACAATCCGTCCTCCAATAAACGTCGCGAACTGGTTGACGAATTATTGGAAAGCCCTGCGTTCATCGTCAACTTCACCAGCGTCTGGCGGTCGTTGATGATTCCTGATGCCGAAGCGGATCCCCAATTCGCCGGTGGCATTCCCGCCTTCGAGGCTTGGTTGCGCAAACAACTCACCAACGACGTGCGGTACGATGTGATGGTCCGTGAATTGCTGACTGCCACCGATACTCAGCCGCGTCTGAATTTCACCCCCGGAATGCCGGTTGAGTCGAGTCCCGCCGCGTACTTTCAATCCAAACAAGACAAGCCGGAAGTCATCGCCGCCGGAGTGTCGCGGCTGTTTTTGGGCGTGCGATTGGAATGTGCCCAATGTCACGATCATCCATTTGCAAAGTGGCAGCAAAAGGACTTTTGGCAATTTGCCGCCTTCTTCGACGGGCCGGGCAGTGGAAAAACAATGATTCCCGAGACGAAACAGATCGTCGAAGCCACGTACCTCAGTGGGGAGAAGGCCGTTCCCATACCGGGTGCTTCCAATTATCGCGACGCCTTCGGCGACTGGCTGACGAGCCGCGAGAATCCTTATTTCGCACGTGCGGCAGTGAATCGAATGTGGTACCACTTATTCGGTACGGGGCTGGTCGACCCGGTCGATGATTTCGATGAGAACAATCCGCCTAGTCATCCCGAGTTGTTGGACGAATTAGCTGAAGAATTTGCCGCACACGACTTCGACATCAAATTTTTGCTGCGGAGCATGGTGGCCAGTCGGGCGTATCAACTGACCAGTCGGCAAACCGATGATAGCCAGTCCGATCCGCGGTTGTATGCGAAAATGGCGATTCAAGGTTTGACCACCGAGCAATTGTTTGACAGTTTGGCCGAAGCGACCGGATTTTTTGAATCCAACGCTGATCGCAACCCGTTGAATATCAACGACAGTTCGGAACGGGCGAAATTTCGGCAACTGTTCGGCAACGAAGCGGGTGGACCGGTCGATGCGGAGACGACCATCCTGCAAGCGCTGGCTTTGATGAACGGCGAATTCGTCGAGACTGCCACGGACGTTGAGCAAAGCACGACGTTGACGGCGGTCGCCGAGTCGCCGTTTTTGGACACACCAGAGCGAATTCGCACGTTGTTTTTGGCAGCGTTGTCCCGTTATCCCTCGGGACCGGAACTTGAGAAAATGGTCGCGTACGTCGATTCAGGCGGCTCGGCGGATGATCCCAAGACGGCATTGGGAGACGTGTTTTGGGCATTGCTCAACAGTAGCGAATTCATTTTGAACCATTAA